From the genome of Monomorium pharaonis isolate MP-MQ-018 chromosome 1, ASM1337386v2, whole genome shotgun sequence:
CATCCTCAATTTGAGGGCTCTTCTTTTCCTTAGTTAATGGAGTTTCCTTAATTTCTGTGGTCTCTGATAGTTTAGATTGTTCATCATCTTTAAGTAACTCTACTTTTGGTTCTTGTGAAAAGCCTGTTGCATCTGCGAGTTTTGTTTCTAACTCCACTCCTTCGGCAAGTTTTTCAATAACTTTTGCAATAGAATgcataatatcttttaattcttcGCTTTCAATTGGACTTGTTGGTTTTGATTTATCATCTTCCGCTTTAAGTTGCAGTTCCTCGGCTTTTTCTGCGGCGGGTTCAATCTCTTTCATTTCAAGCTTCTCGTCAGTTGTTTCCGGTGTAATTGGTTTAGAAATAGTTTCAGGTACATCGATTGATGGTCGCTTATCGGAAAGATCTTTGGATATTTCCTTACTTGATTCCTCAGTTAAAGACTTCTCTGCTTTATCAGAAACTGACATTAATTTCACAGCAGTGGTGTCTTTCGAAAGAATATCGTCCGTCTTTTCCTTAGCCTCGTCCAAATATTTCTCAGTAGTATCGACGACCTCCGACAATATCTCAGACGCTTTCCGTTCTACAGATTTCTTGTCATCTGGTTTAATATCCTTCGAAGGTTCTTCTTTTCCCACTTTCCCTTTAGTTTCTTGCACGAACTTCTCATCAGCTTCGATCACTTCACTCGTGGTATCTTCCGCAGCTTCTTCAacgtcttctttctctttcatttcaTGTGCCTTTTCGGGAGACGTAATTGGTACATCACGTACTTTATATTCTTGTTCGACGGCTTCGAAGTCATCAATCACGTCTTTCTCGTGTTCCTTTGCAACCGTAGGTGAAATTTCTGAAATCGATTTCTTTTTCGCATCTGCCGTATCGGAAATTCTTCTAGGTATACTGACAAATCCATCCACCTCCTTCTCGACGTCATCCTCTTCAGACAGAGCCGATAATTCCTCTTCACTGCTCATTTCTCGCTTGAGCACATCCTCCTTTTCGCCTTCTTTCAACTCAATTGGAGTCTTTTTCTCCTCAGAAAGGGGTACTTCAGAGACCGATTTTCTTTTCTCAGCTAATATTTGCGATTCTGCGATTGCTTCTTCCTTGATACGTGATAACTCTTCGTCGGTTACACTAAGTACTGCAGACCTCGGCATTTTTCgtttaatgataatttcttCGATAATCTCGATAATAATTCTCTTAGGCACCTTCTTTTTACCACAGATTTcttcaagttttttaatattaatgttatctCCCTTAGTAACGTATTCGTTAACAATATATTCTTCAACTTCCGCTCTTTTTTGCGATGTTATTGGTTCTTCCGTTTTCGGAATCTGCCCGTCAGACGCctcaataattgatttttctttctctcctgtTGAAACATCAGGAATTTCAGCAACGGATTCTCGTTTTGCAGTTATATCTATCTTTTGTGTTATCTGCTCCTCTGCCGATTGTTCTAGCGATTCTTCCGGCGATTCTTCTTTAACTATTTCCGATAATACTTCTTCAGGAACATCTAGTATCGTATGCCtggtaatttttcttttcataataatttcttcaataatttcaatgaCAATCTTCTTAGGCACAACTTTCTTAATCGAGATTTCCTCGATGACTTCTATAGTAATTCGCTTCCCTTTGACGATATATTCATTAACGATATATTCCTCGACCTCTGTTCTTTTCTCAGGTGTAACAGATTCCTTCAACCTCAGAATCTCGGAATCGTCTACTACGCTTTCTCTCGGAAGTCCCTTTTTTATGATAATCTCTTCGATAATGTAAATCACACGTTCCCTCGGAATACGCTTTACTACAGTGATATATTCTATTATCTCGATAgtgattttcttctttttcgtgACAATCAATTCCTCGATTACTTCTTCAACGGGCACATCCCTATCGAGAACTTGCTTGATATCCTCCGGTAATTTGGAAGGTTTTCGAAAGCCGATTTCTAATCCTTCATCGTATATCTTGTCTGCAACAAATTTCGGTGAAGTCGGCGTAGAACCGGGAGTCACCATCACTATTTCCGCCTTCGCCGGCGAAATCTTTTGTTCGAAGCCGATTACGGGTTCCTCTATCTCCTCCTTCCCCTCAAAAGATGACCGTTCCACCACTTTCTTTACGCATACGCACTCAATACCAGCCTGCATCACATCCACCCGAGACGTATCATCCTCCGCCGATTTTTTATGTAGGTCGCAAATATGCTGATCGTCCTTCAACATCTCCGCGCAAATCTTTTGCGCGTCTCGCTTATCCTTCGTTACATCTGTAACAGGCGACATTATATCGTCCGTTCCCTTTACTATTTTTACACAGGGTTCCTCCTTTATTTCAATAGCGCTAGGTCTTTCGTACGGTGGCAGAATTTTGCTGGGCTTCTCGACAACCTCTTCCGGATGTATTGCGGTAACATCGACTTTCTTCGATATTACAGTATCCTCGTGAGTGAGTTCCTTTTCTTCTAATTTAGTTACCTTCTCTGGAGATATTTTTTCACTTGATATGGAAGGCTTTCTTTCTGTCGAAATTGGAGAGATTTCTTCTTTCGACGGTTTTCTGTCCGTCGAAATCGGTGAGATCTCTGCTTTCTTAGAATCTTGATCGAATAGTGCTTTGTCGGAAAGAAAATCATCTTCTCTGAGAACCTCGGCGACTTTCTTTACGATCTCTATAACATCTTTAGGTTTGTCTTCGAGTTCGATGCCGGCAGTGCCGGCAAGAACTCCCGCGACATCCCTGACAGCCTCTTTCATATCTCTGTATGGCCCTTCTATCTGTTCTTCGTATTCATCTTCGAATTCTTCATCCTTCGGTATATCAAACTTAACTTTCTCCGGTTCTTTTATGTCGATCAAGTGGCTTTCGATGTGTGGCTTTATCTCTTCTAATTTTTCAGCCACTCCTTCCAACGTATCCTTTACCGCATCCTTCAACATGGATGATGGTACTTCATGTACCTCAGCTATCTCTTCCTTAATTTTATCATCTAAAGATTCCAATGAATCTCTTAAACTGTCTTTCacagttttgaattttttcgaGGCTTCCTCTAAAAGTGCCTTTACCTCGTCTACATCTTCTCCGATGTCTTCTTCCTTTAGAAGTTCAATTTCCTTTACAATTTCCTTGTCTTCAATCGGTTTTGCAGGCGAAACGGCAGTTGGTGATACGTCCTTTGCAGGGAATGATTCCTCGATTTCAGCTTTTTTCTTAATCTCATCTAACTTATCAGTTGAAATCTTCTGTTCAATATCCGGCACACTATGTCTCTGCGCGTCCAGTATCTCTTCCTGTATAAGTGCCACGGTTTCCTTGATGGCAGTCTCTGTTACGTCAGCAATTATAGGTTTCGGTTCTTCGAATGTCTCGGGTTTGTCAACGGGTTTACCGATTTTAGGGAACATCTTTTCCATGTCAACTTCTTCCAAGAGCATCTTTTCTGACGGTTTTGGTTCTTTCGGAGAACTCGATTTTGAAGAAGATTTTTCGTCGGAATCCTTTTCGGAATCTTTCTTCGtctttttagttaatttatcGATacctttttcaaatttatctgCCACTTTGCCGAAAAAGCTAAAGACGCCTTTCTGTTCTTTTGAAGTCGGAGTGGGTGGTTCTTTGCCCTCCTGTGCAGTCGGTGATGGCTTCtcctcttttcctttctcgAAATCTTCCATCTTGTAAAGCTTGGGATCGACTTCTTCATGAACCGGTAGATCTGCGACCTCATCAGGTGTTTTAACGATGTCTCTTTGCAAATTTGACATTCCCGGTCGGACATCAAATACTTTGACTTCTGGTTTGGCAGGCGCGGGAACAGTTTCTGGAACGACTTCCTCCTTCAGCTTCACAGGAGCGTCTTTCTCCTTTACCTCTTCAATGACATGTTTCTCGTCAATATCCTCTTTTATTTCATCCAATGGTATTCGCTCGTCTTCAGGCAAAGTAGGAGCGGTTGTAGTGGCTCCCGATTCTATCGTTGAGATTCGCTCCTGAGACTCTTCcattttttcaagaatattcTCCTTCTGATCGACGTCCGGTTTCATGTCAGTATCGGTCGTCTTTTTCTCAGATGAATCCAATTTGTCCGGACTTAGACTAGATGGTTCTTTTGTAATATCCTCGCTGTCTTTCTTACCGGAATCATCCTTCTCTTCAACTTTCTGTACGATCTCGGCTGCAGAAGCTATTATCTCCTTTACTTCTTCTTGTAACTGTTCCTTATGTTCCGTAGATAACTCAGCGATTTCTTTCTGTCCTTTATCTGCGATTTTTTCAGCCCTTTTTTCCGGActgtcaattttttctttctcttcagGTTCTTCCTTCTCGCCCTTTTCTTTCATCATCTCTACATCTTTCAGGATCTTCGCTTTTTCTGATTGAGCTTCGTCAAGAACGTGCTTTTGTTCGCCTTCGCCGCTCTGAGCGGAATCCTCGGTGTAAACTTCTTCCTTTTCCACAATAAGATATTCGTCCTCTTCAGTTAATTCCTGACTCTCCTTTCTAGAACTTTCCTTCTTAGGTACATCCTCAATCTCGGCGGTGACATCTTCCTCCGTGATATCCTCTTCCTTTTTATCAGTAGCCTCAGCCGTGATTTCGTCATCACCCTCGAAACGATCATCCTTTCGAGTCTCAACGATTCTTTCCGCCTTCTGTAAAACTGCTTCTATTTCTTCCACTACTTCTCGCTCTTCCTTGAGATCTGCCAACACTTTGCTTTCTATAGAATCCAATGATATATCTTCAGATTGTTCGATTAAGCTCTTATCGATCGGTTTTACGGCTTCTGGTTCTATGCCAGATGGAGTAGAAACTGTAGACGAATCGGTGGTGCCTTTGTCGCCCTTCACTTTGCGTATAACACCGTCTTTGTCCGATTTTACAGAAGCTGTCGGAGTGCTGCGAGTAGATTTCGCCGGACTGCCTGGCATACGGACTTTGTTGGGACTAACCGGTTTTGCACGGCGACTAATCGGCTTCCTATCCATCGGCTTAGGTTTTGCGGATACTTTGGCGACAGGCGTCGCAGTATCTTTCACTGTAGATTTTGCAACTTCGGATTTTTTCTGTTCCACCACTTTTCTGTTGTTAGCTTCTTTGGCGCTCTTGGCAGGAAGACTTGGGGCGATCTTGGCTGCCGGCTTCGTCTTCTGCACGGCTTTTGATATTTCCGTCTTTGTTGCAGCACCATTCAAAGTTTTCTTCGGAGTTGTCGGAGATGATTTTACAGCATCTTTTTTCTCCGAGCCAGAGGGTTTAACTTTCCTCTCGGTTAACTTCGGTTTCGAGACTACTTCGCTCTTCTTTAGTTCAACTTTTACTTTGCTCTCTTTTggttctttcttttttggttCGATCTTAGGTTTTGATTCTTTAGATTCCTTCGATTCCTTCGTCTTCTCGAGCTCTGGTTTGATtaaatcagatttttttaGAACATCATCCTCTCGTTTCTCAGTTTTTTCCACTTTGACTAATTCTTTCTTCGGTTCCTTTTTCACCTCTTTTAGTTCTTTTTCAATCTTCTTACTTTCCTTCGCTTCGGTCtcaattttcttgttttccataatttttttcgccTCAGTTTTCTTCATCTCAGTTTTATGTTTACTTGTAGGTATAATTGGCGTCGATTGAGGAATATTCTTGGATACAGACTCGTCTGCGGCCTTGATAGACTTGGGTTCCGATggttctctcttttctctctttggttcaaaaattttcttatgttcCTTCTCGATAAGACTGAATTTCTGTTTGGCTGGTTTGTCTCTGAGCGTCGCCAGAGACGTTGACGGTGACAGTGTCTTTGCTGAACATACCGGATGTTTTAAAAAGTCCAGATGTTTCAGTCTTTCGAAACCTTCAAAGATCTTATGCTGCGGCGTGCTTCCGGGAAAAAGAATTCGGGTAATATTGTCCTCGGGATTGGCCGGCTGCCAAACCAGAAGAGCGCATATTGATACGAGATTCTGGATTGGGAATGTAAGATTATTCGAGTCCTTCTTGTGAAAGCCTGCGAACAGCTTCGAGTCCGACGCGTGCCACTTCGCCAAGAACTCGCGCACCTCGCGACTGTCCTTGTTTGGACTGAGAACGTACATGTCCAGCGTGCCGTGGCCTACCTTGTGATAGAGATTGATCGGATCGGGATCTCTGTAGCAAGGATGCGCACGGAGATTAATGTGTCGAAGATTCACTACCATCTCTTGGCCAATATCAGTGAGATTGAGGACAAGCGGATCGATGTCTTTATCGCCGTCGGGTGAATTTGATTGTCTTCTTTCCtgcattatatatacttttattaatacaaatatatatagtaaaacattagcgattatttttaaaaaatttaattgttattataaatgtataaagaattttttaaagataagtattaaaataataagattactTACGACTAAGTTACAAAAGAAATGGCCAATTTGGGGATAAACGTGCATCTCCTTTTTCTTGCGAAGAACGCTGAACATACCGCCGatgttactattatttatcCTAGTGACTAGAACAGCATCCAATCGATCGAGATGCCTGGTGAAATCCCAGAAACATGCTTTCCTGGCAAAGCCGCCGTCGACGAGCATATTGAAGCCGTTTATACCGAAAAGCGCGGCATCACCTTGTCCACCGGGGAAGACGTATAAGGTCGGATGACTAAATCTAATGTTTCCAACGACGTCGGACGGTTCCATGAGCTGGTCCAGTGTTTGCGACACGAGGTACTGTCCGATGTAGTTCGTAAAACTCGTGATAGCCGGCATACCGGCTGTGAGAACATCGTCGGGGTTCACTCTGACTCTGCAAGATCTGCGAATACGAAGAATGTGAAAAATTCTATCAAGAAATATTATGCAATGTGTTAtctatagaatttttaatttaatttttttcaatttttcacgtGTAACGCGCTTTATTTGTCGTTAATCCtcgaaacaatttttgttatgcGACGCAAATCGATGTTATTCATGTGGAAGAATGTACGACAAAAGTACGCACCTGCAACAAGCTTCCTTTGATAATCGACTTGTCGACCAATCGCTAACACCCGCGCAATGAATATCTACGGTAACGCTATTCTCGTAGGCACGAAGGACTCTTTGCACTTCATGTTCACTGAACGCATCCAGAAAGTCTGCGAGACTGAAGGTTCCATCCTGAATAACAGGAATCGAGATCGTCGATTTCTAACTCAAAACGATTTTCCGCCAACATTTCGCGTGACTATTAATTGATGTCTCGTTTTTATTTACAGTAATTGCACTTGATAACCAAATATAGCCATTCAAGAGTACCTGCAATATCCAGGAACCATTGCCACCGAATGTGTATCCAGCGTGTATGATGTGCCGATGTTTCGTGAAGCTTGAAAGAAGATTGCGAATACACTGTAACAATGTATTCGTCTGCGGGTGAATGAGAACTTCTGTTACAAGGTTCTCGGTGGCATATTGGATCAACCTTTCgcctaaaaattttattaaatcagtcactaataattaattacataaacataataaattataacaataaataactttacgtataatataaaacggATGAAAATAACAAGTTTGAGATAACAATTACCATTTCTGGCTTCCTCGCCTTCGGGGGCTTGCGCTACTAAGGCCAATAATTCCTTCTCTAGATCTACGTGACAACTGTCCTTGTCCCATGATAGAAAACCTGCAACAATCGAAGAGAAAAACAACGATCGCTAAGTATAGCTGAACTTTCAAACGGGATCTTCTTCATACATGTTAAGCAGATACTGATATCGGAAAACTTATGAAATGGCATCTGCATATAAATCACTGCTCTTCTTCAAGATCGAATGTAACTTTAGGTATTCCGGCGACATGCTTTCTTATGAACTTGGCCAAGCTTTTCCGAGTCTGGCcctgatattttaaataaagaaaagtagGTTGTTCTCGTTTTAGATCATTATTGTATTTAGACGGCAACGTTGAACTAGAGTCAGTTCTTTGGAATTCttctaaagaaaattgtttaaatgttgCTCAAAaaggatattttaaatatcatttaaagtCATTTGAATTCTTCGTctataatttgtttgtttcttttttttggcatagacaaaatttcattaaatatttttatgaaataaaagtttaacatttgagttaagaaattatttgataatgcagcagaaaatgttgaaaaataaccTTGAAtcttgttactttttttgaaAGCTTGAAACAGTAACAACTTGGactaaataagaaaaattttgattgcaaaaagagagagagagagagaaagaaaaaaagagtaaaaatataattgtagaCAGAGGATTAAACTTCCAAGTGTAAGACATTTATAAATGAATGGGGTAATAGGTCATAATTGCATATAAATGTACAAGACTGCAGTAGTGTGGCTTCAGAATAAGACAATTCAGTCACTAAGTGTAAGGTTAAggttaaaatgttaaaagccATCGAGCTCTAGGTCGATTAATAAGAAAAGTCAATTagttgttatattataaacacagagcaattttccaaaatgtttaactataaaataaatataaaaaatatttttatttacaatgtcTGCgctaaagtataaataattagaattagaaTTAGAATTGATTCATATAtcacgtttaattaaaaacaaataaatttaattgtattaaattaattatttttatttaaaatagctgaaagaaaaaagatattataaatataatagacaGATAAGAATTACAAttgtttatgtataattatcagTGTACTAAAATGCTAAAaacttttctattaaaatttttagaataacaaatatgaaaggataattacaaattatgttacgaatagtaatataaaagaagaaaggagAAAGTGCATTCCAAAacttaattgaataattaacatGAATGAATCAGCAGTCGCAGTTTGTCATGAGGGTTGCTTGGGGGCGGTCGTTTTATGACGTCACCAACACCGCACCCCGTCACGTGGTTCCTTACCAGCTGGCAATCGATCGTCGCACATCCTGTGCCCACCCTCTATTGCCAACTTTAACGCAGAGATACTCCACTTTTGACATTGTGCAAAAAATTTCCGATACCCACAATAATCccttttagataatttttaaaataattaacacaacaacaagcaagaaaaaatttaaaaaattaaagattgacaataaaagaaattatttttaatttgactaatatattattatgcttcatagaaacaatatatatctatattaaatatgtttgcTAAATTGTTACACaaacattaagaataaataaaatatattattttttctaattcaatCTATGTCAGACACATTTTTATGTTGTGgacaaatataagaaaaaattgagttAATGTGTTTATTTATACGAGACATGTTGAAAGTAACATTTACATCTCCAAAATCAATTCACCGCAATTTCTGTAAATCAATTTGTCGTTCAATATTTCATGATTCCGTCTAAGTGCAATGCTTTTCTCAGAGCTCTTTTCGCAGGCGGAagtgttgaaaaaaattcattggCATCTTAAAGGATTGATGATGCAGCACAATGGAACGTAACTCGTTGCCAAGGGAGTTCGGCTTTGGACTTGCTCTCACGTAATTCTATACTAGCGTGTACACAGACAGGTCTGGTTCGAGACGTTGCCTGGCAACGTCGTAGTATCAATCAATGCTGAGGATAGAGAGGAGCCGGAGGAAATTaacgaaaaagaagaaaaaaaaaacagaaggaGAACCGAGCAAAAGGCGGTGCAACGAATTCCGCGCGGCTTTCTCGCTGCCTCCAATTTTATCCCGCAATAAGTAAATACGTGTTGCATACTTTACAGTAAACGTGGGCGCTATTATTAGCCACTgacgaaatatatattgcattttcgCGAAATTACACGCGAAACTGCAAATACGCGGAATATAAATAATCCGAACGCGTACAAATCGCTAAAACGAATCGATTCCGTTAACTAATTAAtcgattttgcattttattaaattttccgtgtatttctgctgttttcaaatttttaaaagagattaatgttaaaagaaagaaaaactttaCGCAATAAATTGAGAAGATTGCGTGAccaaattatatcaaatctTATCTGACAGCGAAAAGTCACATTGTCAGAGCGGAACACATCGAGCGTGCTTGACGTTGTCAAACTGATCAGAAGCCCCAAAGCTGATACGAGAGAAGCCGTTTTTTAATGCTCACAGTTGGGTGGCGTTACTTAATTCTAACCGACCCCCGCAGGTTTTGAC
Proteins encoded in this window:
- the LOC105834267 gene encoding microtubule-associated protein futsch isoform X2 — its product is MSTTDPPGEGGGEGGGGGGEGGGESATTNVEQIASPSTPITTVPAQAVAQQQQQTPQQHPPPSPLSGCYLLVVLPEPHTAQHKDLILNRLAKGFLSWDKDSCHVDLEKELLALVAQAPEGEEARNGERLIQYATENLVTEVLIHPQTNTLLQCIRNLLSSFTKHRHIIHAGYTFGGNGSWILQDGTFSLADFLDAFSEHEVQRVLRAYENSVTVDIHCAGVSDWSTSRLSKEACCRSCRVRVNPDDVLTAGMPAITSFTNYIGQYLVSQTLDQLMEPSDVVGNIRFSHPTLYVFPGGQGDAALFGINGFNMLVDGGFARKACFWDFTRHLDRLDAVLVTRINNSNIGGMFSVLRKKKEMHVYPQIGHFFCNLVERRQSNSPDGDKDIDPLVLNLTDIGQEMVVNLRHINLRAHPCYRDPDPINLYHKVGHGTLDMYVLSPNKDSREVREFLAKWHASDSKLFAGFHKKDSNNLTFPIQNLVSICALLVWQPANPEDNITRILFPGSTPQHKIFEGFERLKHLDFLKHPVCSAKTLSPSTSLATLRDKPAKQKFSLIEKEHKKIFEPKREKREPSEPKSIKAADESVSKNIPQSTPIIPTSKHKTEMKKTEAKKIMENKKIETEAKESKKIEKELKEVKKEPKKELVKVEKTEKREDDVLKKSDLIKPELEKTKESKESKESKPKIEPKKKEPKESKVKVELKKSEVVSKPKLTERKVKPSGSEKKDAVKSSPTTPKKTLNGAATKTEISKAVQKTKPAAKIAPSLPAKSAKEANNRKVVEQKKSEVAKSTVKDTATPVAKVSAKPKPMDRKPISRRAKPVSPNKVRMPGSPAKSTRSTPTASVKSDKDGVIRKVKGDKGTTDSSTVSTPSGIEPEAVKPIDKSLIEQSEDISLDSIESKVLADLKEEREVVEEIEAVLQKAERIVETRKDDRFEGDDEITAEATDKKEEDITEEDVTAEIEDVPKKESSRKESQELTEEDEYLIVEKEEVYTEDSAQSGEGEQKHVLDEAQSEKAKILKDVEMMKEKGEKEEPEEKEKIDSPEKRAEKIADKGQKEIAELSTEHKEQLQEEVKEIIASAAEIVQKVEEKDDSGKKDSEDITKEPSSLSPDKLDSSEKKTTDTDMKPDVDQKENILEKMEESQERISTIESGATTTAPTLPEDERIPLDEIKEDIDEKHVIEEVKEKDAPVKLKEEVVPETVPAPAKPEVKVFDVRPGMSNLQRDIVKTPDEVADLPVHEEVDPKLYKMEDFEKGKEEKPSPTAQEGKEPPTPTSKEQKGVFSFFGKVADKFEKGIDKLTKKTKKDSEKDSDEKSSSKSSSPKEPKPSEKMLLEEVDMEKMFPKIGKPVDKPETFEEPKPIIADVTETAIKETVALIQEEILDAQRHSVPDIEQKISTDKLDEIKKKAEIEESFPAKDVSPTAVSPAKPIEDKEIVKEIELLKEEDIGEDVDEVKALLEEASKKFKTVKDSLRDSLESLDDKIKEEIAEVHEVPSSMLKDAVKDTLEGVAEKLEEIKPHIESHLIDIKEPEKVKFDIPKDEEFEDEYEEQIEGPYRDMKEAVRDVAGVLAGTAGIELEDKPKDVIEIVKKVAEVLREDDFLSDKALFDQDSKKAEISPISTDRKPSKEEISPISTERKPSISSEKISPEKVTKLEEKELTHEDTVISKKVDVTAIHPEEVVEKPSKILPPYERPSAIEIKEEPCVKIVKGTDDIMSPVTDVTKDKRDAQKICAEMLKDDQHICDLHKKSAEDDTSRVDVMQAGIECVCVKKVVERSSFEGKEEIEEPVIGFEQKISPAKAEIVMVTPGSTPTSPKFVADKIYDEGLEIGFRKPSKLPEDIKQVLDRDVPVEEVIEELIVTKKKKITIEIIEYITVVKRIPRERVIYIIEEIIIKKGLPRESVVDDSEILRLKESVTPEKRTEVEEYIVNEYIVKGKRITIEVIEEISIKKVVPKKIVIEIIEEIIMKRKITRHTILDVPEEVLSEIVKEESPEESLEQSAEEQITQKIDITAKRESVAEIPDVSTGEKEKSIIEASDGQIPKTEEPITSQKRAEVEEYIVNEYVTKGDNINIKKLEEICGKKKVPKRIIIEIIEEIIIKRKMPRSAVLSVTDEELSRIKEEAIAESQILAEKRKSVSEVPLSEEKKTPIELKEGEKEDVLKREMSSEEELSALSEEDDVEKEVDGFVSIPRRISDTADAKKKSISEISPTVAKEHEKDVIDDFEAVEQEYKVRDVPITSPEKAHEMKEKEDVEEAAEDTTSEVIEADEKFVQETKGKVGKEEPSKDIKPDDKKSVERKASEILSEVVDTTEKYLDEAKEKTDDILSKDTTAVKLMSVSDKAEKSLTEESSKEISKDLSDKRPSIDVPETISKPITPETTDEKLEMKEIEPAAEKAEELQLKAEDDKSKPTSPIESEELKDIMHSIAKVIEKLAEGVELETKLADATGFSQEPKVELLKDDEQSKLSETTEIKETPLTKEKKSPQIEDGTVTRMLVTACSEDGREEIEICPTGSITFTKTVTPDDTLKDTSTKSTPDKDSLLLDKHSGTSTPEKDIISEKSAPEGKNKITPEDSLEKSLVGPRDSQDLEDNLEKSESRKPKVPEKLEDITKPKSPVEKEDSKISEKDMPKSPKEEREKIQSPSPLDVKHEDVQKPESPLDIETQKSLTESAEKSKLPIESVLPEPKKEGTVGFPKTPESLHSEDISPAETVFSKSPTDKSEMYFARVPITEEDVTVKKVIKELSETSKEIKAAVDKELPISLEESEQDIKSHDKSPSVLSNKVDEKETDKPKSPSTIEKETIKEISEKLPIFESEHDDEKGPIDEARSPSAISDKSDGRKEAERSKSPSIAADKPDLQDVTEHYLEKPKSPIFDRPDSPKAIDKTEVSHDKDRSPSIASDKSDSKKASDRSRSPSVSVEKIDFKDTDLSIERIRSPSVASVKDDKLEQLSITKSTDVKAEVSKDALKSPKLDEDKSDLKDTTQLPDKSRSSSVTSGISESKEPDRSKSPSIADEKPDLKAVGESFDIKVPLDKSRSSSVVSETGIQKESADHSKSPSTAGEKPDMKDVLETTMEKSRSPSVISVTSEQKESVDRSKSPSIAGETTDLKDVVESADYSKSPSVTGEKPDLKDIAADKSRSSSITGEQKELSDRSKSPSITGEKPDLKDFIQQLDEISKLPASATSDLKELDDRSKSPSSDLTDITERSSFDKSKSPSIASITSDQKEAVEKEKSPTLPDKKEEPDRNKSPSMASEKSDGKKSADGSRATSITEEKPDLKDVIELSADKSRSSSVASEKAELLGKSTSPTVSDKLEPPVDQSKSSSVASDKSEDKSSTVFGKTEVKPDDKEPMEEIDIDELKTSDIMGDLHFVDKTRSLSIISDKTEPKTPSDVSKSPSSSEDKYDQKDEGKTAFASHSDMNKPFEEKDERREDSKSPITSPETIEKQMQKIREKRFADFKEPDIGQSSGIEKLDDEEEDVVKVTAEKKAEIEKYILDEFIAKKKRISLTVIERLVMTYSVPQFIVMEIIEDIISRQNMPRYSVFDFIDDEAPSEPEYKIELEPETLAPQERAKIEGSGEKSLDISEKGEKSSMPTSEDFERHDITQEYIQRHEKPDNTMRSESPDGKISPVGSDRHRKDSKAALSASPSLSPEPIPSDKSTQDSPDRSEPHIDEEILISEEKRIEIEQLLEEEYIKKGKKITEVILEEIIIKTSLPRYIILEIVEEIILKKKIPRESVIDIEIYQDEDYDKPYQYEGAADVDYELPHDARKSSIEYGMGMYPESGERQLDKSDYPTDYQSQFHKAFVGGMTEMRTTHITTLSGKSTPEFTHDAKAMQPGQTVTILRESKIAETIDKDEPEKAGFSATVTSDDHAIKSQVTEVKRPSTQEDEPEAITQIIKREIVEHDEPEVITKVVKREIIEQDEPEIITKVIRREIVVPEEEADDSKDDSEYVKTITTKTTRTIMTEELPETELGQTDPSKIYTDPTSGTSYKVVSDEGPSDTTASADVKRIVTTVTTITGPDGKVVTKKDVKESTDTLASEELLEKLTETTSPVEKIIKETITTVTSGTATPDIKAFYDSGKSTPDLKQEAKLETTAKEYLDADKFEHSVSPVIRELISEDKTYSGKSSPDISLPKDIVFSGKSTPEIPTSPLVRDGTVVHPQVSGRSTPDKRYDGRSSTSTPEGFKSGEMIRTIVTTTKTVSDEGEIVTTTREVTETTNEKGETVVLAEKTDVKVDERLPSKDAAESAISSIIGSIKSSELQRTGSPGPDDVISEKDRGPVSPSSEQSSAPSKTMTQPWGSSEERHTYSDDEPSSSPFSSATQIGYSAQATHHYEPESGKQEEEKVEFSAAAMSSSFYGELPAVPPEISAMKTFHGETGMQKDSDPVYSRFTVEKEPTSDGEKPDAKRYVDEADLDFDKALMEHKEMKDSGGAFSSGIAPRYTNGSLRHEAADEKDHPSTSFQDDAKDEKSDSKKDPLEGWGTPLGLPSPKPPRKFNLKNSSQFPSCSSETTSDTLNFDVIKNWGEPLRLPSPAPVTNEVSNKGAPSTPKKEKKQAKKIQSENIKNKKRSESPGKNEKKVKDSKNKVQPVYMDLAYVPHHGNSFYTSLEFFKRVRARYYVFSGTEPSREVYDALLEAKKTWEDKNLEVTMIPTYDTDTLGYWVADNEEALAANHIDLSPSASRCTINLQDHETSCSAYRLEF